CAACTCCTGAATTAACAGCTATTAGTGATGCTGATAGAGTAATTGGGTTATTGGAAAATGAAAAATATGATGAAGATAGTATATCATTAATTGTAAACAGAGTAAAACTTCACATGGTAAATAGAAATGAAATGCTATCTCCTGAAGATATAAGGTCTGGACTTGCTGTTGAATTATTAGGTATTGTTCCGGATAGCGAAGAAATAATTATTGCAACGAATAAAGGAATCCCTGTTACAATGGAAGATGAATCAAAGATTTCAAAAATCTTTATGAATATAGCAAAAAGAATCTCAGGTGAAGAGAATCCTATTGAAAACGACCTTGCTTTATTAAAAGAATCCTCAAAAACCGGATTCAAAGGATTCCTGCAAAAGATATTTGGTGGCAGGTGATATGAATGGGCTGGTTTAATTTCGGAAAGAAAAAAGCAAGTAGAGATATTGCTTTAAAAAGAATGCAAAATCTCGTTGGAAATAGGAGAGAAAAGGTAACAAGGGTTGTCTCAAGTGAAAGCAGAGGCAATGTTGCTGTTATGGAAAGAACAAATGTAAATATTAATGTAAATGAAATGTCAAAAATGATAAGGGATTATGTTTATAAAAAAGCTAAAATTGATAAGAAAAATGTCAAAATTCATATTAGTAAAGATGAAAATGGTTATACAATAGTAACAAATATCTTTTTCAAGTAAAAGAGGTGATTTAGATGCTTAAAGAATTTCATATTAGAACTTCTACAAGAAATGAATTTATAGATATTACCTCTCAAGTTGAAAGTTATATTTCTGAATCCAATGTTAAAGAAGGTATTGCAATTATTCATGTTCCACATACTACTGCTGGAATAACAATAAACGAAAATGCAGATCCTTCTGTAAGATATGATATGACATCATTTTTAAGCAAGCTTATTCCTAATTTAAAGGAATTTACACATATGGAAGGAAATTCTGATTCTCATATAAAATCCTCACTAATAGGTCCGTCTTTAACTGTTATAATAGAAAATGGCAGATTGCTTTTAGGAACATGGCAGGGAATATATTTTTGCGAATTTGACGGTCCAAGAATGCGAAAATTTTATGTAAAAATAATCGAAGGATAATAAAAAAGGGACGTTTAAAACGTCCCTTTTTTATTATTTAAATTTTAAATCTTTTTATTAAATCTTCAAGTTTTTTAACTGAGTCTTCCAATGTTTGAGAAGTTTTCAAAAGTTCTTCACTACTCCTCTCTATATGAATAAATTCTTCTTTTGACTCTCTTACATATTCATTTACGTTTAATACATTTTTCGATGCCTGATCCATAGCAGCTGCCATTTCTTCAGATGATGCACTCTGTTCTTCGGAGCTTGAAGCAAGACTTTCGACCATACTTACTATATTTACAACAGCATCTTTTATCGCTGTAAATTCATTTGAAACCTCTGAACTTTTTGAAGAAACCCTTTCTATTATTTCAGAAACATTTATTGATTTCTTACTTACCATATCAGCTTCATCTTTTATTCCTTTTAAAAGATCTGATATGTTTTCTGTAG
This is a stretch of genomic DNA from Marinitoga piezophila KA3. It encodes these proteins:
- a CDS encoding secondary thiamine-phosphate synthase enzyme YjbQ — protein: MLKEFHIRTSTRNEFIDITSQVESYISESNVKEGIAIIHVPHTTAGITINENADPSVRYDMTSFLSKLIPNLKEFTHMEGNSDSHIKSSLIGPSLTVIIENGRLLLGTWQGIYFCEFDGPRMRKFYVKIIEG